CAGCCAGTGCCCCAACATTTACCACGAGCGCATATCTATAGACCACAAATTCCCTATCACATAGCATTGCAGCAACAGCATCTGCAAACACAGGCCGGCGGTGAGCAGGCCAACCAACCACAACAACAATATCAGGTTATACCTGAAGAACAATTTCTGAAATTGTTGGAGCAAGAGCTTCAGGCCAGAGCATACCAAGAAGATCAGGCTAGGCGACAACAAGCCCAGGCCCAATCTCAAAAGGCCACATCCCAATCTCAAGGCTTGGGTCATTATCGCCAACGTATAGAGTCTGGCGATGAATTGCAACAACAACCCGATTATGTACAATACCAAGTTCCCAGATCCAGAGGTGGACCAAAATATTTGCCTCTTCCCCAGAATATAGCCCACGAACAGCAACAAGCCGCATTGGCTGAACATGAGGCTTCCGTGgcatcaccaccaccatcacTACCACCGCAAATTGCCTACTACCAGCCACAAATTAACTACAAAACTTTGGCCAATCATCCTTTAGCTAAATCATCTTTGGAAAAGGAAATTGAGAATCTATTAGCCTCGAATAAACCCCATGTGGCCCAAGTACAAATTGTAGATAACTCCAATGAACCATCGGTGTTGATCAATCACCACCATCATCGCCAAACTGGCCCTACACCTCAACCGCATCCATCACGAGCAACACCCAAAGCTTATTTACCCACTACAGCAGCCCCAAATAGTTTAGCCGATACCAATAATCGACCTTTTATTCCCTCGGCCCTATTTCGATTTAGTAGCTACCAACAGCCCACAGCTAATTATCCTTCCCAATCGTTGCCACAACATGTGGTCGACGCCAAGAAATTGGGCCCAGTCGTATACCCACAACAACCGCAGAATCCAACAGCCCAGCCCCCAGTCCAGGCATCCCAATTCTACTACCAAGAGACACCACTAccctcaccacgacccaaagcaATTAGACATAAATACGGTACAAAATTCTCCACAACACCCAGCCCCTTGAAGACCCATCAAAATGATGTCAATTATCCGACACCAAGTAAATACGCCCATCCTATACTCTATGATATCGAAAGGCCAACTGCAGCAACAGCACCCTCGGCTCCAGGTGATACGTCACACTTCTATCCTAGTCCACCAGATCCTCATAGAAATACACCAGCACCACCAACAGTAGCCCCAACACCAGCTGCTACATCTAAATATGCCCAACAATACCCCTTGCCCGTATCGTCTCCATCACAGTCAACAATTTATGTGTCGCAAGGTACTGGAATTGCTACGCCATCACGTCCCGTTAGTACAATCAAACCAAAAACCATAGAAGATCTTAAGCAACTACATTTACCCCAGCCTGGAGGTAAGCCTTTGACGCAAGCCGAATTTCAAGCTTTAGTAGATGCTGGTTACCCAGTAACAGCTGTGCCCGTACCCATTCCTGTACCCTATGAGCAATATGTAAAAGATCATCCGGAGTATCGTAATCAACCTCCACCACAACCGCCAGCCTTGCCTGTCAACTATGAGCAATTAATGCGGTTCGCCCAGTTGCAACAACATCAAGCCCCTCATCATCAGTATATACCACAACGAGCAGCATCACATCCCCATCATCATCCCAGAAACTTTATTGGTAGACCGTCTGAACCATCGGTGAAAATAATATCGTCTCCTTCGGAGCCCCAGCAACAGACAGTTTCAGCCTTGGGCGGAGGCAGTGTAACATATTTACGAGCCATACCCGAAAATTCGAAACGACGTCCTCGCGATGAAAGCGAAACGGAAGTATTAGGAGCTAAGGAAGAACAAAAGAATCCAGTGCAAGACAAGCAATTGGATCGCAACGACAACGCCGATGAAGTGGCGGTGAACTAGTTAAATACTAAAAtcgatatataaaataataatatcgataaataaacatattcttaataattataataataaatgtaTTTAATTGATAATGTATTAAAAACGAATGTAGATAAGTCTTATCAGTTCAGATTTCTTTTGTTAAATTATactattgttttgtttatagCTCTTCtctccaaaatttatttaactttagttttattgttttgtcaaaacaaaGCAAACAACAAAGCACTtagttcaataaaataaaatcttttttaacttacacaattttatctttttaatcaagtatgtcCGAGCGAAAGTCGTAGaggttttaatgtagtttcctcTATGCCATTTTGCTCTatgctttggtacttcagctagTGTCCAGATCACAGAACTCTGCAACAAGGATgggatgtgtccagagtgatcggaTAGGataggtttagctgggcaagcgaaaagtTGATGAGTGTCCTTGGTTACAGATGGAACACATGTCAGCTactctgctatcaatcactgataggtagGAATTGAGGTGGCTACATTTGCCTGATCTCAgttgggctaaaactaccctggtctgccgcgggaggtctctctcctccgggtGGTCGTCGAGCTCCGAGAACAGAATTAAccctgtagcttctcaccgcttctgctacagtatcctcatgaatcctgttcagacctgtgtgGTACACTGCctaatctagaggctctcttttgtaacgctggatcacgCGCTCTAgatggtgaagatcaacccatacattcctgggtggtggtcgcCTATCCACAATATGCTGATTTGAATGGCTACTGCaatagcaacccaagaggtactgctctCACAACATGTAATTGAGTCGACGCACTGGTATAATCttggtctccacataaaggtgatccaggagtgtactgcggagacatcctgtcacAGTTCTAAGgtcatttatatataaaattaataaaagggGTCCCAGGACAGTGCCTTGGGGTACACCCGATAATAACCCCAGATTGCTAGACAAAGCACAATTATCTCTACAAATTGCGACCTACCAGTCAAAAAGGACCATATCAACTTACACGCCgaattagaaaaattaaagttattccTGAGCTTATTGATCATCGTAATATAACAAATAGAATTAAAAGCTTTGGTTAAGTCCAGGGACACAAGAATATACAACCTCTTTTCATTCTCACACCTTCTAGCAGTGTCCGACAAGTGCATAAGAAGAGATGTAGTATTGTGTCCAGCACGAAAAGCATATTGCGAATTGAAGATTGCGGTTCTAGTTTGCGACAATACTTGGTCCCTTATTAAGAGCTCCACTATCTTCGAAACTGCCGGGAGTATTGATATGGGCCTCATATCTTCTGGACTCCTAACTCTGGCCGACTTAAGAATCGGAACAACCCGCGCTTTCTTCCATAGAATAGGAAACGTTGAAGTAGTAAGTATCGCATTGACTAAATCTAACAAGACAAGGGCGATAAATGGATACACCAACTTCAAGAAGCGAATAGGTATCCCATATGTCCCCAtcgctcccgatattacttttttcaGGGTCAACACAACATCGTATTCATCAACACTTCTAAAAGAAAATAAGCCATCATCCCCATCAGAAAGATCGAAAGGTAGTTCATGTGATTCTACGTTATCCAATGGCGTTCGCACAAAATGCTCATTCAAAGTCTCAATATCACAGTCAAGAGCCACATTAACCGATCTCGAGCATCCCGCCTCCTTAAGCACTCTCCACATGCCCGAGGTGTCCATGCTgccaaataattttgcaaaatgtctcCTTTTCTCCCTTCTGACTACCGCTTTCGCCCGATTCCTATATTTGCAAAACACCTTCCAGTAATATTCAGATGAATCGGCCAAATATGTAGAAAAAGACAAGTCCCTCAGCGACCGCGCGTAAATAACAGTCCTCAACTTCATCCAACAATCATCAGGCCGTCGTACACATCTTCTAGTCGGTACAAAACCGAACAAGGTGTCAATTAAAGATGAGAACATAAAACATTTCGAATCCACATCCTGTTCATCTAAAATATGTGAACAATTGTAGGAATCACAAAATCTCGCAATCGCATCCCAGTCCATCCTCCTAAAGTCCCTGTATTCAACATAGTCATCATTGGCTGGCGAATTTAAGGCAAAAGAAGCAAAAACCAGCGCATGGTGGGAAATACCAGGGCATTGCACTTGGAGAGAAATTTATCAAAGATGGGTTACTGATAAGAAAAAAGTCAATTAGTGAAGTTGACTTATGCTGCACATcatggttaggtggcagccctatgtatcaggctcacttagactattcagaccattgtgctaccacattggtgaacttctctcttatctctgagtgctgcccgattcagagtccgaacggcgttccacattgcagtgaaaccacttagagaagctttaaaaccctcagaaatgtcaccagcattactgatgtgggataatccaccgctgaaaaactttttggtgttcggtcgaagcaggaatcaaagccacgaccttgtgtatgcaaggcgggcatgctaaccattgatcctggtatacttaggctgttagacgaacttctaaggaagagacgcatttcagccatactaggacaagcaaacatacaaaggtatgtgaacagaggcactcctcaaggaggagttctatcacctcttctttggaatgttgctataaacgaccttctggtttccctagaaaaagaaaggatacaagtggtggcatacgcagatgatgtggcgctagcagtcaggggaaaattcccatcaactgttagagatattatacagagagccctccggatgactgagaaatgggcgaaggataatggtcttggggtaaatcctacaaagacagaactagtcatgtactgcaaaggccgcaaaactcccacggttagacccatttccttagggggtattgaaattccctttagggagtgtgcaaaataccttggcgttattttggacaggaagctgaactttaagcttaatattgaagaaagggcgaggaaagcaacggtagctttatactcgtgcaaaaaggcaatagggaaaaagtggggactaaaaccaaaaattgcacattggctatacacggcagtggttagacctataatgctatatggtgttgtagtctggtggccggcacttcaccagcaacaagtttagacaaagttcagcgtatggcgtgcttgtgtatctcaggtgcattcagcaagacaggaacaaactcccttaatgtcatactgcatctattgcctttagacattttagccaaacagtcagctgcaacaacggctgtgcggttgcgcgagctatcgctgtggtcggaaaaaagttatggtcacagttcggtcctcaaaataatgccagatgtgcctaacgtagtggattacactttggcgagtccacttttcgacaaaaagtttgagactctaattcccaacagtgaggcgtggtgtacactagggatgccagacgtgatcttttaaagagcacaagtgctcttttttacaaaatgtgctcttaaaacaagacaGGGCAAAAGAGCACGCGAAAGTGCTCTTTTTTCTGCATCACAACATATATGAatcaaatggtaaaagtaaactgaaaatatgtAAATGTCGCACTAAGAGATTTTCCTAGccattattttctaattaaatagtgtgttactttatatatcagagtcgtAGAAGAGCATGCCGATGTTgcttcactttgtactctgttctaaatgtaaacaaacttcttcaataacgtttttcacaaaaacaccaaaaaatgacttacaaagtattgtaagaaaattagcatGAGTTGAAAGTgacttattttatgtttatggtatgtacctttttgctttgtttaaatgaattatatttcaattaaattaaatgattttcttttatttgaaaaagtgtgctctattcctttcgtatgtgctctttttataagctgaatgtgctctttttgcctctttaaaatctggcatccctagtgtacacggaccccggggaataaaagataaatagatttctacactgatggctccaaattggatgaccaagtgggtttcggagtatattctaaagatctggaacttcgaatagcgaaaagattacctgatcactgtagtgtttttcaggctgaaatattagcaataagagaagtggtgaattggctgagaagtaatgccccaagcaatattggcattaatatatactcagacagtcaacctgcaataaaatccttggactctgtgttcctcaactcgaaaacggccatcgactgccgcaaatctctcaatgagatggctgagcagcacaatattcacctaatatgggtgcctggccataggaacataccggggaactgtgaagcagatgagctagcaaggctaggaactaccttacatattccaggggaactagaatctgttggtatgcctctggctacctgcaagctcttactgcgtgagaaggctgtcatgatggcaaatgttcgatgggagaattgtaagggttgtaacgacaccaagcaaccatggccccatttaaacttaaaccgcacactagatatgctagtgttctcgagacgccagatatcactcctgatatctgttataacgggtcgatgcctgataggcgattttgcaaaaactattggtgcgaagtataatgactattgtatgagctgtcatgatgcggaggaaaaggaatcaataaaacacctcttgtgtgagtgtcctgcattttgtgtaaggcgtaagcaaattttaggggcacatagtttcagattactggcggacctggaaaacgttaacttaagcagtctgctaatgtttttggaacaatctggttggttcaacagaagaaaataatcgggaaggttcaacggttaaaactagaagtgcccatatgtaataggtacttggtatcacaatggactgaatagtctaagtgagcctgaatcttaaccgggctgccactttaacctaacctaacctaacctaaccttcctaaTAAACCTATAGCCAATTAACTCAGCAGCACAACTCGACACATTCTAATTTAGCCAAGTTTCAGAGATGCCAATGGCATCAAAACCCGAACCTCCGAACACTGCTTTAAAATCATCAAACTTAGAGgtattcacccttattcctgaagtcgccgtcgcttttcgtcagtcgctactaattggtattcctggtgtcgctttttgtcgccaaaATCGTCGCTCTTTGTCGcctttaaatttaccagcgacgagtttagtgtttaatttttgaagaagttttttttttaaactttattaatcatcacattcaaatcatagaaaagaacactgtacaattaaagtaaacgcgaaaatcatttcaattccacttatttttaatagaaatccttcaaggccaatgtattttatttagcaccaaacataggtaacaattgtgtcgaactttgaatgatccttagacacataatgtcaacgtcgttccaattgtatatgccggatgttgttattgtcctaatgtagatatctaaattatttcccgagtcaaatttatcatttattttgactttccaagtcaacattggattacaaacaaacagcattttaaacgcaaataattaaaattcagttttgcacatcagctgattgttttctttcacaATGATCCTTATGCTAAAGATCTCAGCGTCGACGccattttggtagtttttgaagctttaactgtcctccaatatatatccacattttttcggcgtcaaattaaatacattttcttgattttccgacttaatgcttagtactaactTCGTTTCTCCGAAAAACGACTATCTTCATCTATcgccgtaaatagggtctcaaacgcagggatgttaacttatttatgcgaaataatatggctGCCtaatttttcgtgcgaaaaatccagggttgtataaatatgtgtttaaaaatgctcaaagcaaagatttcgcatttattccgcgcaaacgttttttatatggagtataagagtttttcgtgcgaaaacgtgatcttagtactaggcttaaggtAGAATTAGAtccaatgcgtccgatgattgaagagttgaaatttctctctgaaatcaaaagctcgaatagtctgccgcaaacagaaaaaatcaacccttccatcaacgcacggattgacgcatagTGTATAATTCAACCTTTAGaattgcgtcagaaataaaaatattttaaaccgaaaaaattaaaattctttttttgcacatcagctgattgttttctagtgatatcggccttttattaccgagtattgtaattggtacaaaaagtaatcgtcgtcgtcgccgtcgccacttcgtaggaataccaaatgaatgacgagacaacttaaaagcgacagacgacaaaaagcgacggcgagggcgacttcaggaataagagtGATTATAAGAGGGCCTAATGTTACAACAGttcatatatgcaaaagaaaaaTTGCCTATGTAAGGAAGCAGACGCAGAACGCGatagaattgacgttgacatgccagcaaaaattattttccattatcACAAGCGATATGAAatggtttttatatttatttttatcataatattttcgtttttcttttcttcacaatgttgagttggactaagtgttcgTTAAGTGTGATAGCAATTTAAAATTACTATCATACttaatttactcttatgttcttttgctgttttattgttaataaaatttaattaaactaaattggtttaatgtataacaattttttggtgctgtagattgttattacttaaaatatttaaagaatcccgaaaatttgGGGATCCAGAAAAAAATCCCGGAAAATCCCCGGATTTTATATTTTGAGATCCCGAATTccgggatttttaaaaatcgatcccgaatgacacCTGACGAAAACTATTAATGTGTGtaccaaaaatgaaaaatacactttttccTTTATCTCGTCCAGGCATACAATTCAGCTCCCAGTAATGATGCAGAGAAGTGCTTTCACCATAGGACATGCCCATGTAAAAGTTATCAACTTTTCCATTTAATAAGCATTTAAGTTTAACCCGTAGATTACTTGGTAAAGAGTTTTTGTGGCGAatatacaataacaacaaataaaaatgcaatgtactctatatatatataaatttttatatttattgaattgaaattgataTTGATATTTATATTCAATTTCCTATTTTATTCTACAAACCTtgggcaatttacaaaatataattgCATCAGGGGCTCGCCTTATATTCTAAACTCTACAAGCTTTCAATATACCAATATGTTTAAAAGCTAATACAACATTTAAGGCGattgaaaaaagaaatatatatatagtcagATAGGAACCAACTATATGATACCCTAAACCGATATCGATATAAatctataatattattattgtaaGAGGTATCAAAAAGagttttttagataaatttgaaGTAGATTGCTTAATAAATGTgggttatataattaaatttgcgAAAACAGGGTACTGAAGATAAATATTATatgatttcatataaagatgGAGAATATGCGATTTGATtttagttattattttttattattacacacaaaaaaattttttttttgattcaatcacgaaattaattgattcaattaattttttaattgaaatgtcttcaatcacagaaatgatagtatcaattaaaaaattaattgacaatcaattaaaaattaatcgatccaattaaaaaattaattgatactattaatttgtgcgattgatttttatttcaattacaaaaattgttgaatcaattaaatttttaattgaatattttttaaaactcaattaagattttaattggaaaaattttcgtgaaatttttttctgtgtatttatcCACAAAGTAAGGCCTCAGGGCCAACAACAAATGctaaatattttgtaagatCAGATAACATGTGCAACCTGCATTTTACAACACTAgtatcacacaaaaaataattttctgattcaatcacgaaattattgatacaattaatttgtttaattgaaatgtcttcaatcacagaaatgatagtatcaattaaaaaaataattgaaggccaattaaaaaattaattgatactattaatttttgtttcaattaaaaaatttgttgaatcaattacatttttaattgaatattttttgaaactcaattaaacggatggacagacggacaaccAGGACTTGCAAGAGAGAGCTTCAGAGTTAATCGGTACCAtaataaattccattttttttttatgactaAAAAGAACAATCGAAAAGGTCGATCGGTATTGTTAATCGGATGTGCATATTTTCATGAAGACTACATATTAATGTaggatataattaaattaaaattaaatccgattatttaaatataacagATTTATACTATAAATCTGTATGCGATCCTTAATATACACAACAATTTACACGAAGAAATCTGTGTTTTGTGCCAAATTCTTTATAGGGCTTTATAAGCATTTAAGTCTATTTCTTCATAAGAAACGACTCAAATTTTATGGAGTGATTGAAAAACCTATGCTATGTATGGAAATTAAATGGAGGATTACTATTGCTATTACTGCTATCGGCTGAGCTTAAAGTTTCCGGTGTTGCCTCCTTTGTTTGTAGTCTTGATATAGTGGGATCCCGTTTTTCTTTACGCTCTCGTTCCTTGTCTTTCTCTCTGTTGTGTTTATGTTTATGCTtatgtttgtgttttttcttgtccttcttctttttcttctgcttgaatgaaataaatattttttatgaaatgaaTTTTGCATGGACATAACATATTCTTAGACAACAAACCTTTGATGATGCATCCATTTTTGCTTTAAATTCTCCATCCGCTTTTGATGAATCAAAACTACTATCCATTCGTGTTACTGTCGTTTCGGATATATCAATAATGGTAATTGAATTCTCATCTTCATCATATAGTTCACTTTTAAGTTTTTTCGTCTCGGACACATAGTTGTCAGTTTCGACGTGGACAACTTCCATTTTATCTATTTCATGACTCTCGAAGCCTTCCTCTTTGAGAACTTCATTAACGACGGTAATTTCATCGTGTGTCTCCAATTTAACAACCTCATCATCTGGTAAACCAAAAGCTTCATTCGCTGTACGTTTCGCTGCCGGAATTTTGGGTTTATTATCAACCTCATCCATTTCCTCACTACGACTTTCAGTTTTTATTTCTGGCATAGGTTTCGGCAGTGAAGATGATATTGTCGACGATTTCTTGCTTGCTCCCTCGCGTATAAAGTCCTTGTACATGCTATTCATTTCGGCCGATTGCAAACAGAGAGGACGTGCGGACCCATAAAGGGCATAGTACAAATCAACCATGTCACAGCGTAGTTTTGTGTCAAAGGCCAATTTGTTGctaaaaacaaaatccaatttctttaatataccaGCGCATGGGAAATATCTTTTGAACTCacttcatattagtccataatctcTCCACCAATTCAGGACGATCTAAGCGACTTCTGGACTCTCTTGTAAACGGTGGATTGTCAATTAGTAACTGGGCTAAGGCATGACGGGCAGCTGGATCTGGATCGGTTTCCAACAAAGTAATCAAATGATCTAAATCTTCCCAACGGCCATcaactttaacaaaatctaCCAAGCACTCCATTGCAGCTATCCGCAAATCCAAATATTGCCCATAAGCAGCATAGCAGCGATAAATTTTCGGCAGCGATGGTAAGTggccacatttttgtaattttcgtaTGACTTTTAGACATGAAACTGACACCATATACTTGTAGGAAGGTAAGTGTTTCTCCAAATTCAATAAACGTGTGACCTCTTCAAGAACAAGCCTGTTTTAAGGTTAATTGTATTGGTGTGTTAGCTAATTGCTACCTAATGACTTCAAATTATGCACTTACTTGGCATCTGTGGATAGACTATCTGATGTGATGGGAGTGCCTCTTAAAACAACCGATACAACGGGTGTAATTGAATTTCCCAAAGCATCTACCAAAGCAGACCTATAGTAGACATCGCTATAATGATTGCGCGTATTATCATTATATTTGAAAAGATCAAATAGAAAACGTGTAACCTCCGATGGACAAATGCCATGAGAAGTGCGAAGGCCTGAATCAGAGAAAACAATGTAGATGgtatcaaattattttttttcttttattcttgAAGATTTAGTTACTTACCAGCCATGGCCACTGGTATAACtttttgtaagaaatataattgaaaattagaaaaattattttgtttgataATATGCGGT
This is a stretch of genomic DNA from Haematobia irritans isolate KBUSLIRL chromosome 4, ASM5000362v1, whole genome shotgun sequence. It encodes these proteins:
- the LOC142234195 gene encoding uncharacterized protein LOC142234195; translation: MKTLILICFVCGILNVYANETNKPNKIATNKQIADDTTAASSSSASGAASVMATSSVAKESPANDAATKDKRQTKETKDAGNNNDAYANHRSDSITSGNSRSSANSDDPEDPQETIYGTDGRQFLIRPQQQQHSSQQSDEEQQEQSSQIQHHQPVVVGQLRNYPVTIRPHSSQLLEQSQEIQHYAYLQDLNRHQQKLPNQGKSRASHHKKSATRRQPTESQSNTQVEEAEQRYAVAVEQPVPQHLPRAHIYRPQIPYHIALQQQHLQTQAGGEQANQPQQQYQVIPEEQFLKLLEQELQARAYQEDQARRQQAQAQSQKATSQSQGLGHYRQRIESGDELQQQPDYVQYQVPRSRGGPKYLPLPQNIAHEQQQAALAEHEASVASPPPSLPPQIAYYQPQINYKTLANHPLAKSSLEKEIENLLASNKPHVAQVQIVDNSNEPSVLINHHHHRQTGPTPQPHPSRATPKAYLPTTAAPNSLADTNNRPFIPSALFRFSSYQQPTANYPSQSLPQHVVDAKKLGPVVYPQQPQNPTAQPPVQASQFYYQETPLPSPRPKAIRHKYGTKFSTTPSPLKTHQNDVNYPTPSKYAHPILYDIERPTAATAPSAPGDTSHFYPSPPDPHRNTPAPPTVAPTPAATSKYAQQYPLPVSSPSQSTIYVSQGTGIATPSRPVSTIKPKTIEDLKQLHLPQPGGKPLTQAEFQALVDAGYPVTAVPVPIPVPYEQYVKDHPEYRNQPPPQPPALPVNYEQLMRFAQLQQHQAPHHQYIPQRAASHPHHHPRNFIGRPSEPSVKIISSPSEPQQQTVSALGGGSVTYLRAIPENSKRRPRDESETEVLGAKEEQKNPVQDKQLDRNDNADEVAVN